Proteins encoded in a region of the Methylobacterium radiotolerans JCM 2831 genome:
- a CDS encoding aldo/keto reductase: MYARSFGATRVSVPVIGQGTWHIDSSDRTDAVRALRAGIDAGMTHIDTAEMYGDAEAIVAAAVADCREEVFLVSKVVPGNATRRGVARACEASLRRLRTDRLDCYLLHWPGQHPLAETIAGFEDLRRAGKILSWGVSNFDVEDLDRALAIAGPDRIACNQVLYHLNERAIEHAVLPWCEKHGVAMVGYSPFGSGDFPDPASAGGRVLAGIAQNHGTTPYAVALAYLTRLPGTFTIPKTGRPDRAVANAGAADLHLGAAEIALIDAHFPRGPRPRMLPML; the protein is encoded by the coding sequence CCGGTCATCGGCCAGGGCACGTGGCACATCGACAGTTCGGACCGGACGGACGCGGTCCGGGCGCTGCGGGCCGGGATCGACGCCGGCATGACCCATATCGACACCGCGGAGATGTACGGCGACGCGGAGGCGATCGTCGCCGCCGCCGTCGCGGATTGCCGCGAGGAGGTGTTCCTCGTCTCGAAGGTGGTGCCGGGCAACGCGACGCGCCGGGGCGTCGCCCGGGCCTGCGAGGCCTCGCTCCGCCGCCTGCGGACGGATCGGCTGGACTGCTACCTGCTGCACTGGCCGGGCCAGCACCCGCTGGCGGAGACGATCGCGGGCTTCGAGGACCTGCGCCGGGCGGGCAAGATCCTGTCCTGGGGCGTCAGCAACTTCGACGTCGAGGATCTCGACCGCGCCCTCGCCATCGCGGGGCCGGACCGGATCGCGTGCAATCAGGTCCTCTACCACCTGAACGAGCGGGCCATCGAGCACGCCGTGCTGCCCTGGTGCGAGAAGCACGGCGTCGCGATGGTGGGCTACTCGCCCTTCGGCAGCGGCGACTTCCCCGATCCGGCCAGCGCCGGCGGCCGCGTGCTGGCGGGCATCGCGCAGAACCACGGCACGACGCCCTACGCGGTGGCCCTCGCCTACCTGACCCGGCTGCCGGGCACGTTCACGATCCCCAAGACCGGTCGCCCGGACCGGGCCGTCGCGAATGCCGGCGCGGCGGACCTGCACCTCGGCGCGGCCGAGATCGCCCTGATCGACGCGCATTTCCCGCGCGGACCGCGCCCCCGGATGCTGCCGATGCTCTGA
- a CDS encoding sensor domain-containing diguanylate cyclase, which produces MNRNDAAGGSPNESMLLRATATAIRAHLDDRASRLIAVGGTCLLVCLALLGVYLCLDLRDVAWHNARRNASNLLAVIEEGVGHSLRVYDLSLQNSARLASRTDIGALEPEIRRLALFDTAVAGSGLGPIAVTDAAGDVRLTSDPSVHARPNLRALPEFEFHRSNPDGGLILSGPTVSRLTGEPIIRMTRRIRTPDGSFAGIVSGSIKLAHFQALFERLHFDDGIALNVFHRDGTLLIRAPALPQALGLSISASTGYKMYRATPRGEFQGRSFLDGVERVYSFADLGDLPLIVTVATDVDSIRGVWIYKAAIVGVLILCLCGLSFGLTVLLHREVGRHVAAEASTREANAALAVLARTDGLTGLPNRRSYDEHFAVEWKRAVQLRTPLALMIVDADHFKQFNDRFGHQRGDEVLRAVADCLQRTLDTAGLSFRIGGEEFVALLPGLDATAASVAAERIRRAVVNLRIPHAPEVGGSATVSIGVASADPGGGDPPEGLFPAADAALYAAKKAGRNRVRAAAPADPVTLALRA; this is translated from the coding sequence GTGAACCGCAATGACGCGGCCGGCGGCAGCCCGAACGAGTCCATGCTCCTGCGCGCGACCGCCACAGCGATCCGAGCCCATCTCGACGATCGCGCCTCGCGCCTGATCGCGGTGGGCGGCACGTGCCTGCTGGTCTGCCTGGCCCTGCTCGGCGTCTATCTCTGCCTCGATCTGCGCGACGTCGCCTGGCACAACGCGCGCCGCAACGCGTCGAACCTGCTGGCGGTCATCGAGGAGGGCGTCGGCCACAGCCTGCGGGTCTACGATCTCTCCCTGCAGAACTCCGCGCGCCTCGCGAGCCGCACCGACATCGGGGCCCTGGAGCCGGAGATCCGGCGCTTGGCGCTGTTCGACACGGCGGTGGCGGGGTCCGGGCTCGGTCCGATCGCCGTCACGGACGCGGCCGGCGATGTCCGTCTGACCAGTGATCCGTCCGTTCACGCCCGGCCCAACCTGCGCGCGCTGCCGGAATTCGAGTTCCACCGGTCGAACCCCGATGGCGGCCTGATCCTGTCCGGCCCGACCGTGTCGCGGCTGACCGGGGAGCCGATCATCCGCATGACCCGCCGGATCCGGACGCCGGACGGTTCGTTCGCCGGGATCGTCTCGGGATCGATCAAGCTCGCGCATTTCCAGGCCTTGTTCGAGCGTCTGCACTTCGACGACGGCATCGCCCTGAACGTCTTCCACCGGGACGGAACGCTCCTGATCCGGGCGCCGGCCCTCCCGCAGGCGCTCGGCCTGAGCATCAGCGCGAGCACGGGCTACAAGATGTACCGGGCCACGCCGCGCGGCGAGTTCCAGGGGCGCTCGTTCCTGGACGGCGTCGAGCGGGTCTACAGCTTCGCCGACCTCGGCGACCTGCCGCTGATCGTGACCGTGGCGACGGATGTCGACAGCATCCGCGGCGTCTGGATCTACAAGGCCGCGATCGTCGGCGTCCTGATCCTGTGCCTCTGCGGCCTGTCCTTCGGCCTGACGGTCCTGCTGCACCGGGAGGTGGGGCGCCATGTGGCCGCCGAGGCCTCCACCCGCGAGGCGAACGCCGCGCTCGCCGTGCTCGCGCGGACCGACGGCCTGACCGGCCTGCCGAACCGGCGCAGCTACGACGAGCACTTCGCCGTGGAGTGGAAGCGTGCCGTCCAGCTCCGGACACCCCTGGCGCTGATGATCGTCGATGCCGACCACTTCAAGCAGTTCAACGACCGCTTCGGCCACCAGCGCGGCGACGAGGTGCTGAGGGCGGTGGCGGACTGCCTGCAGCGGACCCTCGATACCGCCGGGCTCAGCTTCCGGATCGGCGGCGAGGAGTTCGTCGCCCTGCTGCCGGGCCTCGACGCGACGGCCGCCAGCGTCGCGGCGGAGCGCATCCGCCGCGCGGTGGTGAACCTCCGCATCCCCCACGCCCCGGAGGTCGGGGGCAGCGCCACGGTGAGCATCGGCGTCGCCAGCGCAGATCCCGGCGGCGGCGATCCGCCCGAGGGCCTGTTCCCGGCGGCGGACGCGGCCCTCTACGCGGCCAAGAAGGCCGGCCGCAACCGCGTCCGGGCCGCCGCGCCGGCCGATCCCGTGACCCTGGCGCTGCGGGCCTGA
- a CDS encoding transglycosylase domain-containing protein, translating into MAKGRGRIEPNFDVPEGRARDRGELDLRLTREDRPGAGDGVAKRSGGGARQPNKAPARTTGRAKASGRGRRRRSWLGRIVYGTVVLGLWGVIGLAGLIAYHASQLPPIDQLAVPKRPPNIAILASDGSLLANRGETGGRVVSIKELPPYLPRAFVAIEDRRFYQHFGVDPVGIVRAIGQNLTRRGVAQGGSTLTQQLAKNLFLTPERSASRKIQEAILALWLEHKYTKDEILELYLNRVYFGAGAYGVEAAAQRYFGKPAKEVSLAQAAMLGGLVQAPSRLAPNRNLPAAQARAAQVLAAMQELGFASAQDVKVALAQPAKPANARGGGSANYVADLVMDVLDDYVGKFDTDITVQTTVDPSLQAAAEKALTDELNAKGTRYNVSQGALVSMRPDGAIRALIGGRDYAQSQFNRATTAKRQPGSSFKPFVYLAAVEHGATPDTVREDAPIRIGNWAPENYSHRYEGPVTLRTALAQSLNTVAVRLGQEVGPKTVVQTAQRLGITSPLQANGSIALGTSEVTLLEMVGAYGAFANGGIGVIPYVVTAVKSQDGKVLYKRSDNGLGRVIDANADGMMNAMMHETFVSGTGKKADIPGWDLAGKSGTTQDYRDAWFMGFSGSLVTGVWLGNDDGELTKKVTGGNLPAEIWKTYMTQALKGQTPVPLPGLNRWRRQPETTASVASAAPAGPGGLLGQILGEPEAPAPRQAAPARRAQKDDRNFIEKLFGIGD; encoded by the coding sequence ATGGCCAAGGGTCGGGGCAGGATTGAGCCGAACTTCGACGTGCCCGAGGGGCGCGCGCGGGATCGCGGCGAACTCGACCTGCGCCTGACTCGGGAAGACCGGCCGGGAGCAGGAGACGGCGTGGCGAAGCGATCGGGCGGCGGAGCGCGGCAGCCGAACAAGGCGCCGGCGCGGACCACGGGGCGAGCGAAGGCCTCGGGTCGCGGACGACGCCGGCGTTCCTGGCTCGGCCGCATCGTCTACGGCACCGTCGTCCTCGGCCTCTGGGGTGTGATCGGGCTCGCCGGCCTCATCGCCTACCACGCGTCGCAACTGCCGCCGATCGACCAGCTCGCGGTGCCGAAGCGGCCGCCCAACATCGCCATCCTGGCGAGCGACGGCTCGCTGCTCGCCAATCGCGGCGAGACCGGCGGCCGTGTGGTGTCGATCAAGGAGCTGCCGCCCTACCTGCCGCGCGCCTTCGTGGCGATCGAGGATCGGCGCTTCTACCAGCATTTCGGCGTGGATCCCGTCGGCATCGTCCGGGCCATCGGCCAGAACCTGACCCGTCGCGGCGTGGCGCAGGGCGGCTCGACCCTGACCCAGCAGCTCGCCAAGAACCTGTTCCTGACCCCGGAGCGCTCGGCCTCGCGCAAGATCCAGGAGGCGATCCTCGCGCTCTGGCTCGAGCACAAGTACACCAAGGACGAGATCCTCGAACTCTACCTGAACCGCGTCTATTTCGGCGCCGGCGCCTACGGCGTCGAGGCGGCGGCGCAGCGCTATTTCGGCAAGCCCGCCAAGGAGGTGAGCCTCGCGCAGGCCGCGATGCTCGGCGGGCTCGTGCAGGCGCCCTCGCGCCTCGCCCCGAACCGCAACCTGCCGGCCGCCCAGGCCCGCGCCGCCCAGGTCCTCGCCGCCATGCAGGAGCTGGGCTTCGCGTCGGCGCAGGACGTCAAGGTTGCGCTCGCCCAGCCGGCGAAGCCCGCCAACGCCCGCGGCGGCGGGTCGGCCAACTACGTCGCCGACCTCGTGATGGACGTGCTCGACGATTACGTCGGCAAGTTCGACACCGACATCACGGTCCAGACCACCGTCGATCCCAGCCTCCAGGCGGCGGCCGAGAAGGCGCTGACCGACGAGCTCAACGCGAAGGGGACGCGCTACAACGTCAGCCAGGGCGCCCTGGTCTCGATGCGGCCCGACGGCGCCATCCGCGCCCTGATCGGCGGCCGCGACTACGCGCAGAGCCAGTTCAACCGGGCCACGACCGCCAAGCGTCAGCCCGGCTCCTCGTTCAAGCCGTTCGTCTACCTCGCGGCCGTGGAGCACGGCGCCACGCCCGACACGGTCCGGGAGGACGCGCCGATCCGGATCGGCAACTGGGCGCCGGAGAACTACTCCCACCGCTATGAGGGCCCCGTCACGCTGCGGACGGCGCTCGCCCAGTCGCTCAACACGGTCGCGGTGCGCCTCGGCCAGGAGGTCGGTCCGAAGACCGTGGTCCAGACCGCCCAGCGCCTCGGCATCACCTCGCCGCTCCAGGCCAACGGGTCCATCGCCCTCGGTACGTCCGAGGTCACGCTCCTGGAGATGGTCGGCGCCTACGGGGCCTTCGCCAACGGCGGCATCGGCGTGATCCCGTACGTCGTCACCGCCGTGAAGAGCCAGGACGGGAAGGTGCTCTACAAGCGCTCCGACAACGGTCTGGGCCGGGTCATCGACGCCAACGCCGACGGCATGATGAACGCCATGATGCACGAGACCTTCGTGAGCGGCACCGGCAAGAAGGCCGACATCCCCGGCTGGGACCTCGCGGGGAAGAGCGGCACCACGCAGGATTACCGCGACGCGTGGTTCATGGGCTTCTCGGGCAGCCTCGTGACCGGGGTCTGGCTCGGCAACGACGACGGCGAGCTCACCAAGAAGGTCACCGGCGGCAACCTGCCGGCGGAGATCTGGAAGACCTACATGACCCAGGCGCTGAAGGGGCAGACGCCGGTCCCGCTCCCGGGCCTGAATCGCTGGCGCCGGCAGCCGGAGACGACCGCCTCGGTGGCGAGCGCCGCCCCGGCTGGCCCGGGCGGGCTCCTCGGTCAGATCCTCGGCGAGCCGGAGGCGCCGGCGCCGCGCCAGGCCGCGCCGGCACGGCGCGCCCAGAAGGATGACCGCAACTTCATCGAGAAGCTGTTCGGCATCGGGGACTGA
- a CDS encoding LysR family transcriptional regulator: protein MIGNLNIELLRSFLAVVESSSFTAAAQALGLRQSTVSGHIARLEQALGRPLLTRDTHRVAPTPDGQAMIGFAREVVDAQDRLRAFFSPGGLRGRIRLGVSEDYTLSTLAQVLARFAGRHDAVDLQITVGLSRTLYQGYDAGELDVIFCKRRRGDPRGTLAWTEDLIWTGRPGFVPDPAKPLPLVLYPPPSMTRTLALDALETVGRSWRVVCTSGSLMGLRAAVEAGLGIAPHSAKVMPPGLAAIPGAFGLPPLGAVEFVVLGPGRQHAAATALQETILASTGELQGAAH from the coding sequence ATGATAGGCAACCTGAACATCGAGCTGCTGCGCTCGTTCCTGGCGGTCGTCGAGAGCAGCAGCTTCACGGCCGCGGCCCAGGCGCTCGGCCTCCGGCAATCCACCGTGAGCGGGCACATCGCGCGGCTGGAGCAGGCTCTCGGTCGGCCGCTCCTGACGCGGGACACGCACCGGGTCGCTCCGACGCCGGACGGCCAGGCCATGATCGGCTTCGCCCGCGAGGTGGTGGACGCGCAGGACCGGCTGCGCGCCTTCTTCTCGCCGGGCGGCCTGCGCGGCCGCATCCGTCTCGGCGTCTCCGAGGACTACACCCTGTCGACCCTGGCGCAGGTGCTGGCCCGCTTCGCCGGTCGGCACGACGCGGTCGATCTCCAGATCACGGTCGGGCTGAGCCGCACCCTCTACCAGGGCTACGACGCGGGCGAGCTCGACGTGATCTTCTGCAAGCGCCGGCGCGGCGATCCGCGCGGAACCTTGGCCTGGACCGAGGACCTGATCTGGACGGGCCGGCCCGGCTTCGTCCCGGATCCGGCCAAGCCCTTGCCCCTGGTGCTCTACCCGCCGCCCTCGATGACCCGCACGCTGGCGCTCGACGCCCTCGAGACGGTGGGCCGGTCCTGGCGAGTGGTATGCACGAGCGGCAGCCTGATGGGCTTGCGGGCCGCCGTCGAGGCCGGCCTGGGCATCGCGCCGCACTCGGCCAAGGTCATGCCGCCAGGCCTCGCCGCGATCCCCGGGGCGTTCGGCCTGCCTCCGCTCGGCGCGGTCGAGTTCGTCGTGTTGGGCCCGGGGCGCCAGCACGCGGCGGCGACCGCGCTGCAGGAGACGATCCTGGCGAGCACGGGCGAGCTTCAGGGCGCCGCGCACTAG
- a CDS encoding YoaK family protein produces MTRPARSQNPGSGPSAGAALAFVAGFVDAAAFIALTGLFTAHVTGNFVLIGAELVASSSGVVAKLLALPVFVGAVAGARVLALVLERRGVDPLPWLLAVEVALLAGFGLCGTVWSPLGAADGAASITVGMLAVAAMGLQNAVGRLSLGHLAPTTVMTVSVSQAVIDATDLALGSGEQREQTRKRFLRVLPAIAAFAAGALCGAYGIAHLAFGSIVLPLGVLVVLIVASAAPADAGAVP; encoded by the coding sequence ATGACCCGTCCCGCGCGGTCGCAGAATCCGGGGAGCGGCCCCTCGGCGGGCGCCGCCCTGGCGTTCGTCGCAGGCTTCGTCGACGCGGCCGCCTTCATCGCCCTGACCGGCCTGTTCACCGCCCACGTCACCGGTAACTTCGTCCTGATCGGCGCCGAGCTCGTCGCGAGCTCGAGCGGCGTGGTGGCCAAGCTCCTGGCGCTGCCCGTCTTCGTCGGGGCGGTGGCGGGAGCCCGGGTTCTGGCCCTGGTGCTGGAGCGGCGGGGAGTCGATCCCCTGCCCTGGCTCCTCGCCGTCGAGGTGGCCCTGCTCGCGGGGTTCGGTCTGTGCGGCACCGTTTGGTCACCCCTCGGCGCGGCGGACGGCGCCGCCTCCATCACCGTCGGCATGCTCGCGGTCGCGGCCATGGGCCTGCAGAACGCCGTCGGACGCCTGTCACTCGGCCATCTCGCGCCCACGACGGTCATGACCGTCAGCGTCAGCCAGGCCGTCATCGACGCGACGGACCTCGCCCTGGGCAGCGGCGAACAGCGCGAGCAGACCCGGAAGCGGTTCCTGCGCGTGCTCCCGGCGATCGCGGCCTTCGCCGCGGGCGCGCTCTGCGGAGCCTACGGGATCGCGCATCTCGCCTTCGGCAGCATCGTCCTGCCACTCGGCGTTCTCGTAGTCCTGATCGTCGCGTCCGCGGCGCCCGCCGACGCGGGCGCCGTCCCGTGA
- a CDS encoding acyltransferase family protein — MVGVGDTGDRLAWVDIAKGICILLVVMMHSVIGTGEAMGGEGFLHPVVAFAKPFRIPDFFLLSGLFVGRVIDRDWRLFSDRRVVHFAYFYLLWLVIQSVARYGKIVGDAGPAAFAAHLAHALIEPYSSLWFIYLLAVFSVVTKALRRVPGGVLLAGAALLQIADIRSESTLIEEFCARYVFFVAGYLFAGRIFALADAARRRVPLALCGLAAWAFLEGWLALTPSGLPDHPTLASLPLVSLALGAAGALAIVVAASLIGRAGGPVAEAVRTCGQRSIVIYLAFSLPMAATREVLVRTGAIADIGLASLAVMTMAVVLPLALERLVRGTALDLLFVRPRRFRLVASGRRPRPALQAT, encoded by the coding sequence ATGGTCGGGGTCGGTGATACGGGAGATCGGCTCGCCTGGGTCGATATCGCCAAGGGGATCTGCATCCTCCTGGTCGTCATGATGCATTCGGTCATCGGTACCGGCGAGGCCATGGGCGGCGAGGGCTTCCTCCACCCGGTCGTCGCCTTCGCGAAGCCGTTCCGGATCCCGGACTTCTTCCTGCTCTCCGGCCTGTTCGTCGGACGGGTGATCGACCGCGACTGGCGGCTGTTCTCCGACCGCCGGGTCGTCCACTTCGCCTATTTCTACCTGCTCTGGCTGGTGATCCAGTCGGTTGCCAGATACGGCAAGATCGTCGGGGATGCCGGGCCCGCGGCCTTCGCGGCGCACCTCGCCCACGCGCTGATCGAGCCCTATTCCAGCCTCTGGTTCATCTACCTGCTGGCGGTGTTCTCGGTGGTCACCAAGGCCCTGCGTCGCGTGCCCGGCGGCGTGCTCCTCGCCGGCGCCGCCCTGCTGCAGATCGCCGACATCCGCAGCGAGTCGACCCTGATCGAGGAATTCTGCGCCCGTTACGTCTTCTTCGTCGCGGGTTACCTGTTCGCCGGCCGGATCTTCGCGCTCGCCGACGCGGCGCGCCGCCGCGTCCCGCTCGCCCTGTGCGGACTCGCCGCCTGGGCATTCCTCGAGGGCTGGCTCGCGCTGACCCCGTCGGGCCTGCCGGACCATCCGACCCTCGCCAGCCTGCCGCTGGTGAGCCTCGCCCTCGGCGCCGCCGGTGCCCTCGCGATCGTGGTGGCGGCCTCCCTGATCGGCCGCGCCGGCGGCCCGGTCGCGGAGGCTGTCCGGACCTGCGGCCAGCGCTCGATCGTGATCTACCTCGCCTTCTCGCTGCCCATGGCCGCGACCCGGGAGGTCCTCGTGCGCACCGGCGCGATCGCCGATATCGGCCTCGCGAGCCTCGCGGTCATGACGATGGCGGTCGTTCTGCCGCTGGCGCTGGAGCGGCTGGTCCGCGGGACGGCGCTCGACCTGCTGTTCGTGCGGCCGCGCCGGTTCCGGCTGGTGGCGTCCGGGCGCCGCCCGCGCCCGGCCCTGCAGGCGACCTGA
- a CDS encoding restriction endonuclease has protein sequence MVGRRSQRWSAEDPDAPGVLGPPDPVCPLCERPIPRRARSSLHHLTPKLKGGTHRGTVRLHQICHSAIHARYSEAEIAKRLADVEALRADPEIARFLVWVRGKPDDFHAATRMTRARRSARRSN, from the coding sequence GTGGTCGGACGGCGCTCGCAGCGCTGGAGCGCCGAGGATCCGGACGCGCCGGGCGTTCTGGGCCCGCCGGACCCGGTCTGTCCCCTCTGCGAGCGCCCGATCCCGCGCCGCGCCCGCTCCAGCCTCCATCACCTCACGCCGAAGCTCAAGGGCGGGACCCATCGCGGAACGGTCCGGCTGCACCAGATCTGCCACTCGGCGATCCACGCCCGCTACAGCGAGGCGGAGATCGCCAAGCGCCTCGCGGACGTCGAGGCGCTGCGCGCCGATCCGGAGATCGCGCGCTTCCTCGTCTGGGTCCGCGGCAAGCCCGACGATTTCCACGCGGCGACGCGCATGACCCGTGCGCGGCGGTCGGCGCGGCGCAGCAACTGA
- a CDS encoding alpha/beta hydrolase: protein MRLLAGLLLAALLLCGLACAALALGQRRFLYPGAFGPQNPWTIPPGLATITVATPDGESLHGLWRPPRPGCGVVVSFHGNGSRPEPHAARFAAGPWRAGGWGVLSVAYRGYPGSTGSPSEDGLIRDGLAAVEAARARAPGAPILLHGHSLGAAVAVAVAERVPAIGLYLEAPFDSMTHTVRLHVPLAPIWLLRDTYRSDLRIRGGTAPVLIVQGRDDTVVPAKLARNLAEAAGPRARIDVIPGDHVSILGIRDREAEALFGSRVGPACPQPADQQG, encoded by the coding sequence ATGCGCCTCCTCGCCGGCCTCCTGCTCGCCGCGCTCCTGCTCTGCGGCCTGGCCTGCGCCGCGCTCGCGCTCGGGCAGCGGCGGTTCCTCTACCCGGGCGCCTTCGGTCCGCAGAACCCGTGGACGATCCCGCCCGGCCTCGCGACGATCACGGTCGCGACCCCCGACGGCGAGAGCCTGCACGGTCTGTGGCGGCCGCCGCGGCCGGGCTGCGGCGTCGTCGTCAGCTTCCACGGCAACGGGTCGCGCCCCGAGCCGCACGCGGCGCGATTCGCCGCGGGGCCCTGGCGGGCGGGCGGCTGGGGCGTGCTCTCCGTGGCCTATCGCGGCTACCCCGGCTCGACCGGGAGTCCGAGCGAGGACGGGCTGATCCGCGACGGGCTGGCGGCCGTCGAGGCCGCGCGGGCGCGGGCGCCCGGCGCGCCGATCCTGCTCCACGGCCATTCCCTCGGGGCTGCCGTGGCCGTGGCCGTCGCCGAGCGGGTGCCGGCGATCGGGCTGTACCTGGAGGCGCCCTTCGACTCGATGACCCACACCGTGCGGCTGCATGTCCCGCTAGCCCCGATCTGGCTCCTGCGCGACACGTACCGCTCGGACCTGCGCATCCGCGGTGGGACGGCGCCCGTGCTGATCGTGCAGGGCCGCGACGACACGGTCGTGCCGGCCAAGCTGGCGCGGAACCTCGCCGAGGCGGCCGGCCCCCGGGCCCGGATCGACGTGATCCCGGGGGACCACGTCTCCATCCTCGGGATCCGGGATCGCGAGGCCGAGGCGCTGTTCGGGTCGCGCGTCGGTCCGGCCTGCCCGCAGCCGGCGGACCAGCAGGGGTAG
- the thiC gene encoding phosphomethylpyrimidine synthase ThiC, with protein sequence MNAPVLPKDVKGSPETVTTGPVTGSRKAYASPAGRPDIRVPYREIVLSDPKEEPVRVYDPSGPYTETDARIDLNAGLPGVREPWIAARGYASVAPRAVKPEDNGFAGDKLVAPCPAERTVRKAAPGQMVTQYEFARAGIITEEMIYVAHRENVCREAMLAGAEAALADGQSFGASVPPFITPEFVRDEIARGRAIIPANINHTELEPMAIGRNFLVKINANIGNSAVTSSAADEVEKLVWSIRWGADTVMDLSTGRNIHNIRSWIIRNSPVPIGTVPIYQALEKVGGDPLKLDWEVFKDTLIEQAEQGIDYFTIHAGVRLAHVPLTARRVTGIVSRGGSIMARWCLAGHRESFLYERFDEICDIMRAYDVSFSLGDGLRPGSIADANDAAQFGELETLGELTKVAWDKGCQVMIEGPGHVPMHKIKVNMEKQLKECGEAPFYTLGPLTTDIAPGYDHITSGIGAAMIGWFGTAMLCYVTPKEHLGLPDRDDVKTGVITYKIAAHAADLAKGHPAAQLRDDALSRARFDFRWEDQFNLGLDPDTARRFHDETLPKDAHKVAHFCSMCGPKFCSMKITQDLRAEVLAMEEAGEVVGAAPAMSKAEAEAGMRAKSQEFLAEGGKLYVDAAE encoded by the coding sequence ATGAACGCACCCGTTCTCCCGAAGGACGTGAAAGGCAGCCCCGAGACCGTGACCACGGGTCCGGTGACCGGATCGCGCAAGGCCTACGCGAGCCCGGCCGGGCGGCCGGACATCCGCGTACCCTACCGCGAGATCGTCCTCTCCGATCCGAAGGAGGAGCCGGTGCGGGTCTACGACCCGTCGGGCCCCTACACGGAGACCGATGCCCGCATCGACCTCAACGCCGGCCTCCCCGGCGTGCGCGAGCCCTGGATCGCGGCGCGCGGCTACGCGTCCGTCGCCCCGCGCGCGGTGAAGCCCGAAGATAACGGTTTCGCGGGCGACAAGCTCGTGGCCCCCTGCCCGGCCGAGCGGACCGTCCGCAAGGCGGCCCCGGGCCAGATGGTGACCCAGTACGAGTTCGCCCGCGCGGGGATCATCACCGAGGAGATGATCTACGTCGCCCATCGCGAGAACGTCTGCCGCGAGGCGATGCTCGCGGGCGCCGAGGCCGCGCTCGCCGACGGCCAGAGCTTCGGGGCCTCGGTCCCGCCCTTCATCACCCCGGAATTCGTGCGCGACGAGATCGCCCGCGGCCGGGCGATCATCCCGGCCAACATCAACCACACCGAGCTGGAGCCGATGGCGATCGGCCGGAACTTCCTGGTCAAGATCAACGCCAATATCGGCAACTCGGCCGTGACCTCCTCGGCGGCCGACGAGGTCGAGAAGCTCGTCTGGTCGATCCGCTGGGGCGCCGACACGGTCATGGACCTGTCCACCGGCCGCAACATCCACAATATCCGCTCGTGGATCATCCGCAACAGCCCGGTTCCGATCGGCACGGTGCCGATCTACCAGGCGCTGGAGAAGGTCGGCGGCGACCCGCTGAAGCTCGACTGGGAGGTCTTCAAGGACACGCTGATCGAGCAGGCCGAGCAGGGCATCGACTACTTCACCATCCATGCCGGCGTGCGGCTCGCCCACGTGCCGCTGACCGCCCGGCGCGTCACCGGCATCGTCTCGCGCGGCGGCTCGATCATGGCCCGCTGGTGCCTCGCCGGGCACCGGGAATCGTTCCTCTACGAGCGGTTCGACGAGATCTGCGACATCATGCGGGCCTACGACGTCTCGTTCTCGCTGGGCGACGGCCTGCGCCCGGGCTCGATCGCCGACGCCAACGACGCCGCCCAGTTCGGCGAGCTGGAGACGCTGGGCGAGCTGACCAAGGTCGCCTGGGACAAGGGCTGTCAGGTGATGATCGAGGGCCCCGGCCACGTGCCGATGCACAAGATCAAGGTCAACATGGAGAAGCAGCTGAAGGAGTGCGGCGAGGCGCCGTTCTACACCCTCGGCCCGCTGACCACCGACATCGCCCCCGGCTACGACCACATCACCTCGGGCATCGGCGCCGCGATGATCGGCTGGTTCGGCACCGCGATGCTCTGCTACGTCACGCCGAAGGAGCATCTCGGCCTGCCCGATCGGGACGACGTGAAGACCGGCGTGATCACCTACAAGATCGCCGCCCACGCCGCCGACCTCGCCAAGGGGCATCCCGCCGCGCAGCTCCGGGACGACGCGCTCAGCCGCGCCCGGTTCGACTTCCGCTGGGAGGACCAATTTAACCTGGGCCTCGACCCGGATACGGCGCGGCGCTTCCACGACGAGACCCTGCCGAAGGATGCCCACAAGGTCGCGCATTTCTGCTCGATGTGCGGGCCGAAATTCTGCTCGATGAAGATCACGCAGGACCTGCGCGCCGAGGTGCTGGCGATGGAGGAGGCCGGCGAGGTCGTGGGCGCGGCGCCCGCGATGTCGAAGGCCGAGGCCGAAGCCGGCATGCGGGCGAAGTCGCAGGAGTTCCTGGCCGAGGGCGGCAAGCTCTACGTCGACGCCGCCGAGTGA
- a CDS encoding flagellar protein FlaG — protein sequence MEIRTLTSTTPGPQGLDALGATAAAAVTQQAPEPKTPAKPLEPAVKLDIGTNGGKARYIQDPDTSSIVFQVVDPSSGNVIDQLPSETALRNRAYDSARSAEGSQSSSLSRVA from the coding sequence ATGGAGATCCGAACGCTGACATCCACGACGCCGGGGCCGCAGGGCCTCGACGCGCTCGGAGCGACGGCCGCCGCCGCCGTGACCCAGCAGGCGCCCGAGCCCAAGACCCCCGCCAAGCCGCTCGAGCCCGCGGTGAAGCTCGACATCGGCACGAACGGCGGCAAGGCGCGCTACATCCAGGACCCGGACACGAGCTCGATCGTGTTCCAGGTGGTCGATCCGTCGTCCGGCAACGTGATCGACCAGCTCCCGAGCGAGACCGCCCTGCGCAATCGTGCCTACGATTCCGCCCGCAGCGCGGAGGGTTCGCAGAGCAGCAGCCTCTCCCGCGTCGCCTGA